One Siniperca chuatsi isolate FFG_IHB_CAS linkage group LG5, ASM2008510v1, whole genome shotgun sequence DNA window includes the following coding sequences:
- the iqcd gene encoding dynein regulatory complex protein 10 isoform X1, with the protein MQQVCSLSTTLNGFRLYMHCDSMSAKGATVLAKTKAKTQSEDALKNREPSQKKLLSLEAQRISSILENCISQVEIAATLPAVLRLNSVSSVADKELSRALQKHQILDERLETLEGLKWDSDGEQEGESGEARRRERAKLEKDIKNSVRDLLRLVRNHPDVIFGLRTELGMEVGESEYILIRGLEKFHGLMVEKLLTSLDEELQLVLYKQAPSSPAHNLEHMVSVEEELAIAMKEIDAKISHKNDEIKNLQSSLQRKNAQEASMSLLAGKQCQSHMKISKVKHTSIQQEIDQLNIQLNNLMLENRQAERVIQEKNEKVETEIEYLLQHFDDEIEENQADLELNEMEYEREEEELRKLEKAFSVLEVECNQIQEKRRLAEEKRKEEMRELVLKTKAAIFAQAWWRGYSTRKALKNKGKGKKAKKGKGKKTK; encoded by the exons ATGCAGCAGGTATGCAGCCTGTCAACAACATTAAACGGCTTCAGACTGTACATGCACTG TGACAGCATGTCTGCAAAGGGGGCAACAGTGCTGGCAAAGACAAAGGCAAAGACCCAGTCGGAAGATGCTCTAAAGAACCGTGAACCGTCACAGAAGAAGCTGCTCTCTCTTGAGGCCCAACGCATCTCAAGCATATTGGAAAACTGCATCAGTCAAGTTGAGATTGCAGCGACTCTGCCTGCTGTGCTCCGGTTAAACAGTGTGTCTAGTGTTGCAGACAAGGAGTTGAGCAGGGCACTTCAAAAGCATCAAATATTAGATGAAAGACTGGAGACACTAGAAGGTCTCAAGTGGGACTCAGATGGGGAACAAGAGGGAGAATCTGGGGAAgcaaggaggagagaaagggcTAAGCTTGAAAAGGACATCAAGAACTCTGTCAGGGATCTGCTCAGGCTTGTCCGAAACCATCCAGATGTCATTTTTGGTTTGAGGACAGAGCTAGGTATGGAAGTAGGAGAGAGTGAGTACATACTAATAAGAGGGCTTGAGAAGTTTCATGGCCTTATGGTAGAAAAGTTGCTGACCAGTCTGGATGAGGAGCTACAGCTGGTTCTCTATAAGCAGGCGCCTTCATCCCCTGCCCACAATCTGGAGCACATGGTTTCAGTGGAAGAGGAATTAGCTATAGCCATGAAGGAAATAGATGCAAAG ATTTCTCACAAAAATGATGAGATCAAAAATTTGCAGAGTTCTCTGCAGAGGAAAAACGCACAAGAAGCGAGTATGTCACTTCTTGCAGGCAAGCAGTGCCAGTCACATATGAAGATTTCAAAGGTGAAGCACACCAGTATACAACAGGAAATTGATCAATTGAACATTCAGCTCAACAATTTGATGCTTgaaaacagacaggcagaaagagTGATCCAAGAG aaaaatgaaaaggtgGAGACAGAAATTGAATACTTGCTCCAACATTTTGATGACGAAATAGAAGAAAACCAG GCCGACCTGGAGTTGAATGAAATGGAATatgaaagggaggaggaggagctgaggaagCTGGAGAAAGCCTTTTCTGTCCTGGAGGTGGAGTGCAACCAGATCCAAGAGAAGCGTCGGCTggcagaagagaagagaaaggaggagatgaGGGAGCTGGTGTTGAAGACCAAAGCTGCTATTTTTGCCCAAGCCTGGTGGAGAGGCTACAGCACTCGCAAGGCCTTAAAAAACAAGGGCAAAGGCAAGAAGgccaaaaaaggaaaaggcaaGAAGACCAAATAA
- the iqcd gene encoding dynein regulatory complex protein 10 isoform X2: MSAKGATVLAKTKAKTQSEDALKNREPSQKKLLSLEAQRISSILENCISQVEIAATLPAVLRLNSVSSVADKELSRALQKHQILDERLETLEGLKWDSDGEQEGESGEARRRERAKLEKDIKNSVRDLLRLVRNHPDVIFGLRTELGMEVGESEYILIRGLEKFHGLMVEKLLTSLDEELQLVLYKQAPSSPAHNLEHMVSVEEELAIAMKEIDAKISHKNDEIKNLQSSLQRKNAQEASMSLLAGKQCQSHMKISKVKHTSIQQEIDQLNIQLNNLMLENRQAERVIQEKNEKVETEIEYLLQHFDDEIEENQADLELNEMEYEREEEELRKLEKAFSVLEVECNQIQEKRRLAEEKRKEEMRELVLKTKAAIFAQAWWRGYSTRKALKNKGKGKKAKKGKGKKTK; the protein is encoded by the exons ATGTCTGCAAAGGGGGCAACAGTGCTGGCAAAGACAAAGGCAAAGACCCAGTCGGAAGATGCTCTAAAGAACCGTGAACCGTCACAGAAGAAGCTGCTCTCTCTTGAGGCCCAACGCATCTCAAGCATATTGGAAAACTGCATCAGTCAAGTTGAGATTGCAGCGACTCTGCCTGCTGTGCTCCGGTTAAACAGTGTGTCTAGTGTTGCAGACAAGGAGTTGAGCAGGGCACTTCAAAAGCATCAAATATTAGATGAAAGACTGGAGACACTAGAAGGTCTCAAGTGGGACTCAGATGGGGAACAAGAGGGAGAATCTGGGGAAgcaaggaggagagaaagggcTAAGCTTGAAAAGGACATCAAGAACTCTGTCAGGGATCTGCTCAGGCTTGTCCGAAACCATCCAGATGTCATTTTTGGTTTGAGGACAGAGCTAGGTATGGAAGTAGGAGAGAGTGAGTACATACTAATAAGAGGGCTTGAGAAGTTTCATGGCCTTATGGTAGAAAAGTTGCTGACCAGTCTGGATGAGGAGCTACAGCTGGTTCTCTATAAGCAGGCGCCTTCATCCCCTGCCCACAATCTGGAGCACATGGTTTCAGTGGAAGAGGAATTAGCTATAGCCATGAAGGAAATAGATGCAAAG ATTTCTCACAAAAATGATGAGATCAAAAATTTGCAGAGTTCTCTGCAGAGGAAAAACGCACAAGAAGCGAGTATGTCACTTCTTGCAGGCAAGCAGTGCCAGTCACATATGAAGATTTCAAAGGTGAAGCACACCAGTATACAACAGGAAATTGATCAATTGAACATTCAGCTCAACAATTTGATGCTTgaaaacagacaggcagaaagagTGATCCAAGAG aaaaatgaaaaggtgGAGACAGAAATTGAATACTTGCTCCAACATTTTGATGACGAAATAGAAGAAAACCAG GCCGACCTGGAGTTGAATGAAATGGAATatgaaagggaggaggaggagctgaggaagCTGGAGAAAGCCTTTTCTGTCCTGGAGGTGGAGTGCAACCAGATCCAAGAGAAGCGTCGGCTggcagaagagaagagaaaggaggagatgaGGGAGCTGGTGTTGAAGACCAAAGCTGCTATTTTTGCCCAAGCCTGGTGGAGAGGCTACAGCACTCGCAAGGCCTTAAAAAACAAGGGCAAAGGCAAGAAGgccaaaaaaggaaaaggcaaGAAGACCAAATAA
- the tpcn1 gene encoding two pore calcium channel protein 1 isoform X2, with translation MESDDDVPLILTWDEANSGLLNEETERGDENGGGGNYDIVNNAVISTPGPQNYRAQNVSLRQSWEMNYQEAAIYLQEGENNDKFFTHPRNPKALAAYLFAHNHLFYMMELLTGLLLMMLSLCEAPAVPSLRLDVYVHATLELLALVMVAFELCMKLRWLGFHTFIRHKRTMVKTCVLLLQFVEAIVVLIRQTSHVRVTRALRPIFLVDCRYCGAVRRNLRQIFQSLPPFIDILLLLLFFMVIFAILGFCLFSPNTADPYFSTLENSLVSLFVLLTTANFPDVMMPAYSKNRWSCVFFIVYLSIELYFVMNLLLAVVFDTFNDVEKMKFKSLLLHKRSAIDHAFQLLVSRQRPMGVSLKQFDGLMRFYRPRMSARDRFLTYKALHTSGSPMLSLQDFYKFYEATGLKWKARRSGEHWFDDLPHTTFLIFKGINLLVKSKAFQYTMYVVVAINGVWILVETYTLNSGFSWSKIVPWSYIVFLTIYGVEVLLKITGLGPMDYFSSGWNLFDFSVTVFAFLGLIALAFDMEPFYFIVVLKPFQLLRLFKIKQRYRNVLDTMFELFPRMASLGLTLIIFYYSFAIVGMEFFADKIYPNCCNKSTVADSYKQINITDGNKTVLEEGYYYLNNFNNILSSFVTLFELTVVNNWYITMEGVTSMTNHWSRLYFMTFYIVTMVVMTIIVAFILDAFVFRMNYSRKNREPLENPEDENGIVFEVEVSRDEALATLELYKQTCIGLSSLSSLQGVLQTMDRGGHSSLVYLGRRSRTKSDLSMKMYEEEIQEWYAEYSRENRPRPDQSLEQDLDSPVSDASSFPEPQLNSQTGPHSIN, from the exons ATGGAGTCTGACGACGATGTGCCTCTCATCTTAACCTGGGACGAAGCAAACAGCGGTCTGCTCAACGAGGAGACCGAGAGAGGAGACGAAA atggaggaggaggcaaTTATGACATAGTGAACAACGCTGTGATCTCAACACCTGGGCCACAAAACTACAGAGCCCAAAATGTGTCCTTACGGCAAAGCTGGGAGATGAACTACCAAGAGGCAGCCATCTACCTGCAG GAGGGAGAGAACAATGATAAGTTCTTCACCCATCCTCGAAACCCAAAGGCACTGGCAGCATACCTGTTTGCCCACAACCACCTGTTCTACATGATGGAGCTGCTGACAGGCctgctgctgatgatgctgTCACTGTGTGAAGCTCCTGCTGTGCCCTCACTGCGCCTCGATGTCTAC GTCCACGCCACACTGGAGCTGCTGGCTTTGGTTATGGTGGCATTTGAGCTATGCATGAAACTCCGCTGGTTAGGCTTCCACACCTTCATACGACACAAGAGGACCATGGTGAAG ACGTGTGTGTTGCTGCTACAGTTCGTGGAGGCCATAGTGGTTCTGATCAGACAAACGTCTCACGTGCGAGTGACCAGAGCGCTCAGACCAATTTTCCTGGTGGACTGTAGATACTGTGGTGCTGTGCGCAG AAACTTGCGTCAGATCTTCCAGTCCCTCCCACCTTTTATTGACATCCTCCTACTGCTGCTCTTCTTCATGGTTATATTTGCTATCTTGg gtttctgcctcttctctcCAAACACAGCTGACCCG TATTTCAGTACTCTGGAGAACAGCCTCGTCAGTCTGTTTGTGCTGCTGACCACAGCAAA TTTTCCTGATGTGATGATGCCAGCGTACTCCAAGAACCGCTGGTCCTGTGTTTTCTTCATTGTTTACCTCTCCATAGAGCTCTACTTTGTCATGAACCTG CTCTTGGCAGTGGTGTTTGATACGTTTAATGATGTCGAGAAGATGAAGTTTAAATCTCTTTTGCTTCACAAACGCTCTGCTATTGACCACGCCTTTCAGCTGTTAGTAAGCCGGCAG AGGCCGATGGGCGTGTCGCTGAAACAGTTTGATGGTCTGATGCGATTTTACAGACCACGGATGTCTGCAAGAGATCGCTTCCTCACATATAAAGCTCTTCACACGTCAGGTTCTCCTATGCTCAG TCTACAGGATTTTTATAAATTCTATGAGGCCACTGGCCTTAAATGGAAG gCACGACGCAGTGGAGAACATTGGTTTGATGACCTTCCACACACGACCTTCCTCATTTTCAAAG GCATCAACCTGCTTGTGAAGTCAAAGGCCTTCCAATATACCATGT ATGTGGTGGTGGCCATCAATGGCGTGTGGATCCTAGTGGAGACGTACACACTGAATA GTGGATTTTCCTGGTCCAAAATTGTTCCCTGGAGTTACATTGTTTTCCTGACCA TTTATGGTGTAGAGGTGTTATTGAAAATTACAGGTTTGGGGCCGATGGATTATTTCAGCTCTGGGTGGAATCT GTTTGACTTCTCAGTGACAGTGTTTGCCTTCCTGGGCCTGATTGCTCTTGCCTTCGACATGGAGCCGTTTTACTTTATTGTAGTTCTCAAACCGTTTCAGCTGCTCCG GTTGTTTAAGATAAAGCAGAGGTATCGTAACGTGTTGGACACCATGTTTGAGCTCTTCCCCAGGATGGCAAGTCTGGGGTTGACCTTAATCATCTTCTACTACTCCTTTGCCATTGTGGGGATGGAGTTCTTCGCAGATAAGATTTACCCCAACTGCTGCAA caaaaGCACAGTGGCAGACTCCTACAAACAGATCAACATCACCGATGGCAACAAAACAGTGTTGGAAGAAGGCTACTATTATCTCAATAATTTCAACAACATTCTCAGCAGCTTTG tgACTCTGTTTGAACTGACTGTGGTTAATAACTGGTACATTACCATG GAAGGAGTAACTTCTATGACAAACCACTGGAGCCGGCTCTACTTCATGACCTTTTACATAGTAACCATG GTGGTGATGACCATCATTGTAGCGTTCATTCTGGATGCGTTCGTGTTCCGCATGAACTACAGCCGCAAGAACCGGGAACCACTGGAGAACCCAGAgg ACGAGAACGGGATAGTGTTTGAAGTAGAGGTGAGTCGTGATGAAGCTCTGGCCACTCTGGAGCTTTACAAACAGACCTGCATAGGACTGTCCTCCCTCAGCTCTTTACAGGGAGTCCTACAAACTATGGACAGGGGCGGG cactCGTCTCTGGTGTACCTAGGTCGTAGGTCTAGGACGAAGAGTGACCTCAGCATGAAAATGTACGAGGAGGAGATACAG GAGTGGTATGCGGAGTATTCAAGGGAAAACCGGCCTCGGCCAGACCAAAGCCTGGAGCAGGATCTGGACAGTCCTGTCTCTGACGCGTCTTCCTTCCCAGAGCCTCAGCTCAACTCTCAGACTG
- the tpcn1 gene encoding two pore calcium channel protein 1 isoform X1: MECLCGQAAGFHEDQTHNESPVAISSYSLQLELDCIDGGGGNYDIVNNAVISTPGPQNYRAQNVSLRQSWEMNYQEAAIYLQEGENNDKFFTHPRNPKALAAYLFAHNHLFYMMELLTGLLLMMLSLCEAPAVPSLRLDVYVHATLELLALVMVAFELCMKLRWLGFHTFIRHKRTMVKTCVLLLQFVEAIVVLIRQTSHVRVTRALRPIFLVDCRYCGAVRRNLRQIFQSLPPFIDILLLLLFFMVIFAILGFCLFSPNTADPYFSTLENSLVSLFVLLTTANFPDVMMPAYSKNRWSCVFFIVYLSIELYFVMNLLLAVVFDTFNDVEKMKFKSLLLHKRSAIDHAFQLLVSRQRPMGVSLKQFDGLMRFYRPRMSARDRFLTYKALHTSGSPMLSLQDFYKFYEATGLKWKARRSGEHWFDDLPHTTFLIFKGINLLVKSKAFQYTMYVVVAINGVWILVETYTLNSGFSWSKIVPWSYIVFLTIYGVEVLLKITGLGPMDYFSSGWNLFDFSVTVFAFLGLIALAFDMEPFYFIVVLKPFQLLRLFKIKQRYRNVLDTMFELFPRMASLGLTLIIFYYSFAIVGMEFFADKIYPNCCNKSTVADSYKQINITDGNKTVLEEGYYYLNNFNNILSSFVTLFELTVVNNWYITMEGVTSMTNHWSRLYFMTFYIVTMVVMTIIVAFILDAFVFRMNYSRKNREPLENPEDENGIVFEVEVSRDEALATLELYKQTCIGLSSLSSLQGVLQTMDRGGHSSLVYLGRRSRTKSDLSMKMYEEEIQEWYAEYSRENRPRPDQSLEQDLDSPVSDASSFPEPQLNSQTGPHSIN, encoded by the exons ATGGAGTGCTTATGCGGGCAAGCAGCTGGTTTCCATGAAGATCAGACCCATAACGAGAGTCCAGTAGCAATCTCCTCCTATTCCTTACAGTTAGAACTAGACTGCATTG atggaggaggaggcaaTTATGACATAGTGAACAACGCTGTGATCTCAACACCTGGGCCACAAAACTACAGAGCCCAAAATGTGTCCTTACGGCAAAGCTGGGAGATGAACTACCAAGAGGCAGCCATCTACCTGCAG GAGGGAGAGAACAATGATAAGTTCTTCACCCATCCTCGAAACCCAAAGGCACTGGCAGCATACCTGTTTGCCCACAACCACCTGTTCTACATGATGGAGCTGCTGACAGGCctgctgctgatgatgctgTCACTGTGTGAAGCTCCTGCTGTGCCCTCACTGCGCCTCGATGTCTAC GTCCACGCCACACTGGAGCTGCTGGCTTTGGTTATGGTGGCATTTGAGCTATGCATGAAACTCCGCTGGTTAGGCTTCCACACCTTCATACGACACAAGAGGACCATGGTGAAG ACGTGTGTGTTGCTGCTACAGTTCGTGGAGGCCATAGTGGTTCTGATCAGACAAACGTCTCACGTGCGAGTGACCAGAGCGCTCAGACCAATTTTCCTGGTGGACTGTAGATACTGTGGTGCTGTGCGCAG AAACTTGCGTCAGATCTTCCAGTCCCTCCCACCTTTTATTGACATCCTCCTACTGCTGCTCTTCTTCATGGTTATATTTGCTATCTTGg gtttctgcctcttctctcCAAACACAGCTGACCCG TATTTCAGTACTCTGGAGAACAGCCTCGTCAGTCTGTTTGTGCTGCTGACCACAGCAAA TTTTCCTGATGTGATGATGCCAGCGTACTCCAAGAACCGCTGGTCCTGTGTTTTCTTCATTGTTTACCTCTCCATAGAGCTCTACTTTGTCATGAACCTG CTCTTGGCAGTGGTGTTTGATACGTTTAATGATGTCGAGAAGATGAAGTTTAAATCTCTTTTGCTTCACAAACGCTCTGCTATTGACCACGCCTTTCAGCTGTTAGTAAGCCGGCAG AGGCCGATGGGCGTGTCGCTGAAACAGTTTGATGGTCTGATGCGATTTTACAGACCACGGATGTCTGCAAGAGATCGCTTCCTCACATATAAAGCTCTTCACACGTCAGGTTCTCCTATGCTCAG TCTACAGGATTTTTATAAATTCTATGAGGCCACTGGCCTTAAATGGAAG gCACGACGCAGTGGAGAACATTGGTTTGATGACCTTCCACACACGACCTTCCTCATTTTCAAAG GCATCAACCTGCTTGTGAAGTCAAAGGCCTTCCAATATACCATGT ATGTGGTGGTGGCCATCAATGGCGTGTGGATCCTAGTGGAGACGTACACACTGAATA GTGGATTTTCCTGGTCCAAAATTGTTCCCTGGAGTTACATTGTTTTCCTGACCA TTTATGGTGTAGAGGTGTTATTGAAAATTACAGGTTTGGGGCCGATGGATTATTTCAGCTCTGGGTGGAATCT GTTTGACTTCTCAGTGACAGTGTTTGCCTTCCTGGGCCTGATTGCTCTTGCCTTCGACATGGAGCCGTTTTACTTTATTGTAGTTCTCAAACCGTTTCAGCTGCTCCG GTTGTTTAAGATAAAGCAGAGGTATCGTAACGTGTTGGACACCATGTTTGAGCTCTTCCCCAGGATGGCAAGTCTGGGGTTGACCTTAATCATCTTCTACTACTCCTTTGCCATTGTGGGGATGGAGTTCTTCGCAGATAAGATTTACCCCAACTGCTGCAA caaaaGCACAGTGGCAGACTCCTACAAACAGATCAACATCACCGATGGCAACAAAACAGTGTTGGAAGAAGGCTACTATTATCTCAATAATTTCAACAACATTCTCAGCAGCTTTG tgACTCTGTTTGAACTGACTGTGGTTAATAACTGGTACATTACCATG GAAGGAGTAACTTCTATGACAAACCACTGGAGCCGGCTCTACTTCATGACCTTTTACATAGTAACCATG GTGGTGATGACCATCATTGTAGCGTTCATTCTGGATGCGTTCGTGTTCCGCATGAACTACAGCCGCAAGAACCGGGAACCACTGGAGAACCCAGAgg ACGAGAACGGGATAGTGTTTGAAGTAGAGGTGAGTCGTGATGAAGCTCTGGCCACTCTGGAGCTTTACAAACAGACCTGCATAGGACTGTCCTCCCTCAGCTCTTTACAGGGAGTCCTACAAACTATGGACAGGGGCGGG cactCGTCTCTGGTGTACCTAGGTCGTAGGTCTAGGACGAAGAGTGACCTCAGCATGAAAATGTACGAGGAGGAGATACAG GAGTGGTATGCGGAGTATTCAAGGGAAAACCGGCCTCGGCCAGACCAAAGCCTGGAGCAGGATCTGGACAGTCCTGTCTCTGACGCGTCTTCCTTCCCAGAGCCTCAGCTCAACTCTCAGACTG